CAAGAGCAAGCTTTTCTGCTCCACCGATCCCTTTTGCAACTTTGGAATTGTCTCCGGTCAATCTTCCATAAAGTGCGCCTACATGATTGTGATAGTATTCAACGTGTTCATGAAGACCGTTGATCTCTTCTTTCATTTTAGCAGACTGACGAATGAAGTCTTGGTTGGATAAATTCAACTCAGTAAGCTGGTGAATAGATCCCGAATGACTAAGAACGTTAATAGAGCTGATAAGAAGAAGGACCAGAATTGTCCCGATGAAGATTGTGATCGCTCTGTAAGAGATATGAAAGTTGATCGTCTTTTGTTCGGAGTGAGGGATCACCATGACGGTGAGACGTTCTTTACCCTTCTTATTCCAATTTGCTATTTTGATATCTAGCTTAAGCTTCAGATCTTGGTATTTATATCTGAGCCTATAATAAAGTAGTGCAAGATAGGATTTAAGATTCAAGCTATTATGTCCCAAACCAACGAGTTTCCCCGTTCCGTTGTTATGCTGTAAGGATTCTAAAAAATTCTCTTTTCAGTCAATACAAATCATGAAAACTGCCTTTTAAAAGCCGTTTTCACATGTACACCATCATCGACACTCACTGCCACTTAGATATAATACAAGAGCAAGGGCAGGATATTGCAGAATCTCTAAAAAAAGCAAAAGAATCCGGTATAAAAAAGATCGTCCAGATCGGTATCGACCTTGAGAGTTCAATTAGAGCGAAAGGTTTATCTGAAAAATTTTCAGATGAAGAGATAGAAATATTTTATTCGATCGGATGTCATCCAACTGAGACTCACGAATTTCCAAAAAAAGAAGAAATTTTGACACTAGTCAAAGAAAACGTGACGGACCAAAAGTTATCCGCGATCGGTGAGATCGGATTAGATTATTATCACGATGCCTCGACTAAGGCATATCAGGCGGACGTGCTTCATTCTTTTTTAGAAGCTTCTTCTCAATATTCTCTTCCTGTAGTTATTCATTCAAGAGATGCAGCAGAAGATACAGTTTCTATTTTGAAAGAACATAGAGACAAGGCATTTGGAGTGATCCATTGTTTTACTTATGATTATCCAACCGCGAAGAAGTTAGTAGACCTTGGATATTATATTTCCTTTTCAGGAATTGTTGCATTTAAGAACGCAAGAGATATCCAAGAAGCAGCTGAAAAACTTCCGTTAGAAAGTATGTTGATCGAAACAGATGCACCGTTTCTTGCACCTCCACCTTTCCGCGGAAAAAGAA
The sequence above is a segment of the Leptospira hartskeerlii genome. Coding sequences within it:
- a CDS encoding TatD family hydrolase; translated protein: MYTIIDTHCHLDIIQEQGQDIAESLKKAKESGIKKIVQIGIDLESSIRAKGLSEKFSDEEIEIFYSIGCHPTETHEFPKKEEILTLVKENVTDQKLSAIGEIGLDYYHDASTKAYQADVLHSFLEASSQYSLPVVIHSRDAAEDTVSILKEHRDKAFGVIHCFTYDYPTAKKLVDLGYYISFSGIVAFKNARDIQEAAEKLPLESMLIETDAPFLAPPPFRGKRNEPSYTKFVLEKMFALRKESNSEVEKTLYNNSLKFTQRKAYHHD